In the Alkaliphilus flagellatus genome, one interval contains:
- the cutC gene encoding choline trimethylamine-lyase, with translation MILDIREFSNKLAEATQNMSTEERSSLIKIFEGISKEITKNDTTSYTQSDTKDMGVPDGITERLKRLKETYLKWQPTITTHRARAITKIAKENPGMPKTLLRAKSFRYCCETAPLVIQENELIVGAPCGAPRAGAFSPDIAWRWMEDEIDTIGTRPQDPFYISEEDKKYMREELFPFWKGKSVDEYCEDQYRDAGVWEISGESFVSDCSYHALNGGGDSNPGYDVILMKKGMLDIQKEAQDHLNKLSYENPEDIEKIYYYKAVIETTEGVMIYAKRLSDYAAELAAKETNPKRKAELQKISEVNKRVPAHKPSTFWEAIQAVWTVESLLVVEENQTGMSIGRVDQYMYPFYKADIESGRMSEFEAFELSGCMLIKMSEMMWVTSEGGSKFFAGYQPFVNMCVGGVTREGLDATNDLTYLLMDAVRHVKIYQPSLATRIHSKSPKKYLKKIVEVVRSGMGFPACHFDDVHIKMMLAKGVSIEDARDYCLMGCVEPQKSGRLYQWTSTAYTQWPIAIELVLNKGVPLWYGKQVCPDMGDLNNFKTYEDFENAVKEQIKYITKLSGIATVISQRVHRELAPKPLMSIMYEGCMEKGKDVSAGGAMYNFGPGVVWSGLATYVDSMAAIKKLVYDEKKYTLQQLNEALKADFVGYDQLRNDCLKAPKYGNDDDYVDLIAADLINFTEQEHRKYRTLYSVMCHGTLSISNNTPFGQLTGASANGRKAWVPLSDGISPTQGADFKGPTAIIKSVSKMACDNMNLGMVHNFKLMAGLLDTAEGEEGIITLLRTACAIGVGEMQFNYLDNNTLIEAQKHPEQYRDLIVRVAGYSAFFVELCKDVQDEIISRTMLTHF, from the coding sequence ATGATTTTGGATATTCGTGAATTTTCAAATAAACTTGCAGAAGCCACCCAAAATATGTCTACAGAGGAACGATCATCTTTAATAAAGATTTTTGAAGGCATTTCAAAAGAAATCACAAAAAACGATACTACTAGTTACACACAGTCAGATACGAAAGATATGGGAGTTCCAGATGGAATAACAGAACGCCTAAAGAGACTAAAGGAAACCTATTTAAAGTGGCAACCTACTATAACTACACATCGTGCTCGTGCTATTACTAAGATTGCTAAGGAAAATCCTGGTATGCCGAAAACTTTACTAAGAGCTAAAAGTTTTCGCTATTGCTGTGAAACTGCACCTTTAGTAATTCAAGAAAACGAGTTAATTGTTGGGGCTCCTTGTGGTGCACCTCGTGCTGGAGCTTTTTCTCCTGATATAGCATGGAGATGGATGGAAGATGAAATTGATACAATCGGTACTCGTCCTCAAGATCCATTTTATATATCAGAAGAAGATAAAAAGTATATGCGTGAAGAGCTTTTTCCATTCTGGAAAGGTAAATCTGTTGATGAATACTGTGAAGACCAATATCGTGATGCGGGAGTTTGGGAGATTTCAGGGGAATCTTTTGTTTCTGACTGTTCATACCATGCACTAAACGGTGGTGGAGATTCAAACCCAGGTTATGATGTAATCCTAATGAAAAAAGGCATGTTAGATATTCAAAAGGAAGCACAAGACCACTTAAATAAGCTAAGTTATGAAAATCCTGAGGATATCGAGAAAATCTATTACTATAAAGCTGTTATTGAAACTACTGAAGGAGTTATGATTTATGCTAAGCGTTTATCTGATTATGCAGCTGAACTAGCAGCAAAAGAGACAAATCCTAAGCGTAAGGCAGAATTACAAAAGATTTCTGAAGTAAATAAAAGAGTTCCAGCTCATAAACCTAGCACTTTCTGGGAAGCAATTCAAGCTGTTTGGACTGTAGAGTCTTTGTTAGTAGTTGAAGAAAACCAAACAGGTATGTCAATTGGTCGTGTTGACCAATATATGTATCCTTTCTACAAGGCAGATATAGAAAGTGGACGTATGTCTGAATTTGAAGCATTTGAATTATCAGGTTGTATGTTAATTAAAATGTCAGAAATGATGTGGGTTACTAGTGAAGGTGGATCTAAATTCTTTGCAGGTTATCAACCATTTGTTAATATGTGCGTTGGTGGTGTTACCCGTGAAGGTCTTGATGCAACAAACGATCTGACCTATTTATTAATGGATGCAGTTCGCCACGTTAAAATTTATCAACCATCCTTAGCGACACGTATTCATAGTAAGTCACCTAAGAAATATTTAAAAAAGATTGTTGAAGTTGTTCGCTCTGGTATGGGATTCCCAGCGTGCCATTTCGATGATGTTCATATTAAGATGATGCTAGCAAAAGGTGTTTCTATAGAGGATGCCCGTGACTATTGTTTAATGGGTTGCGTAGAACCACAAAAATCTGGCCGTCTATATCAGTGGACTTCTACAGCCTACACACAATGGCCTATTGCTATTGAACTAGTTCTTAACAAAGGTGTTCCACTATGGTATGGCAAGCAGGTTTGTCCTGATATGGGAGATTTAAATAACTTTAAAACTTACGAGGACTTTGAAAATGCTGTTAAAGAGCAGATTAAATATATTACAAAGTTAAGTGGTATAGCTACTGTTATATCACAGCGTGTCCACAGAGAATTAGCTCCAAAGCCTTTAATGTCCATCATGTATGAAGGCTGTATGGAAAAGGGTAAGGATGTTTCTGCTGGTGGTGCTATGTATAACTTTGGTCCAGGTGTTGTGTGGAGTGGTTTAGCAACATATGTAGATTCTATGGCTGCTATTAAGAAGCTAGTATATGATGAAAAGAAATATACATTACAACAGCTGAATGAAGCATTAAAAGCTGATTTTGTAGGCTACGATCAACTAAGAAACGATTGCCTAAAGGCTCCTAAATATGGTAATGACGATGACTATGTAGATTTAATTGCTGCTGATCTAATTAACTTTACTGAGCAGGAACATCGTAAGTACAGAACTTTATATTCTGTTATGTGCCATGGTACGCTATCTATTTCTAACAACACTCCTTTTGGTCAGTTGACTGGCGCATCCGCAAACGGACGTAAAGCTTGGGTACCATTATCCGATGGTATAAGCCCAACTCAAGGAGCAGATTTTAAAGGACCTACTGCAATAATTAAATCTGTTTCTAAAATGGCTTGCGATAACATGAACCTAGGTATGGTTCATAACTTTAAGCTAATGGCAGGGCTATTAGATACAGCAGAAGGTGAGGAAGGCATTATAACATTATTACGTACTGCTTGTGCTATAGGTGTTGGTGAAATGCAGTTTAACTACTTAGATAACAATACATTAATCGAAGCACAGAAACATCCAGAGCAGTACCGCGACCTTATAGTTCGTGTAGCAGGCTACAGTGCATTCTTCGTAGAGCTTTGCAAGGATGTACAGGATGAAATAATAAGCAGAACAATGCTTACACACTTTTAG
- the eutS gene encoding ethanolamine utilization microcompartment protein EutS yields MGAIIEKPIERIIQESVPGKQVTIAHVIASPMQDIYERLGIDDKGAIGILTLSPYETAIIAADIVTKAADVEIGFLDRFTGSLIITGDVQSVETALNAANDTLKTLLNFTTAPITRT; encoded by the coding sequence ATGGGAGCTATTATTGAAAAACCTATAGAGCGTATTATACAAGAATCAGTGCCTGGAAAGCAGGTTACAATCGCTCACGTTATTGCATCTCCTATGCAGGATATATATGAACGCTTAGGTATTGATGATAAGGGAGCAATTGGAATCTTAACACTATCACCATATGAAACTGCTATTATTGCAGCGGATATTGTAACAAAGGCAGCAGATGTTGAAATCGGCTTTTTAGATAGATTTACAGGCTCTTTAATTATTACTGGAGACGTGCAGTCAGTGGAAACAGCACTTAATGCAGCAAATGACACATTAAAAACTCTGCTGAATTTTACTACAGCACCTATTACGAGAACATGA
- a CDS encoding BMC domain-containing protein, which translates to MRYYGEEALGLIETVGMVPAIEAADKMLKAANVELVSYENVGSTLVTIMVKGDVGAVKASVEAGAAAAAAIGKLTAQNVMPRPIRAIGDIVSIYDIDK; encoded by the coding sequence ATGAGATACTACGGAGAAGAAGCATTAGGTCTTATTGAAACAGTAGGTATGGTTCCTGCGATTGAGGCGGCAGATAAAATGCTAAAAGCTGCTAATGTTGAACTTGTATCATATGAAAACGTGGGGTCTACTCTTGTTACGATTATGGTAAAGGGTGATGTTGGCGCAGTGAAGGCATCTGTAGAAGCAGGAGCAGCTGCCGCAGCAGCAATAGGTAAATTGACAGCACAAAATGTTATGCCAAGACCTATTCGAGCTATTGGAGATATCGTATCAATATATGATATTGATAAATAA
- a CDS encoding EutP/PduV family microcompartment system protein has translation MRKKRVMIIGPSKSGKTTLANWLNNYDGPLRKTQDIIYGKNTIDIPGSYIENTWMYKHLISVSQDASHVLILVDQSRCDNVYSPGFARSFRCPVIGVITKVDLMLENEKLCYKQLKEIGVEEPYYKISVPMGKGMGALKERLFSRQEK, from the coding sequence ATGAGAAAGAAAAGAGTAATGATAATTGGTCCTTCCAAAAGTGGGAAAACCACATTGGCAAATTGGTTAAATAATTATGATGGACCACTTAGAAAAACCCAAGATATTATTTATGGAAAAAATACTATAGACATTCCCGGTTCTTATATTGAAAATACATGGATGTATAAGCATCTGATTTCAGTATCTCAAGATGCATCCCATGTTTTAATATTAGTGGATCAGTCAAGATGTGATAATGTGTACTCACCTGGCTTTGCAAGGTCTTTTAGATGTCCAGTAATCGGTGTAATAACTAAAGTTGATTTAATGCTAGAAAACGAGAAGTTATGCTATAAGCAGTTAAAAGAAATAGGAGTAGAGGAGCCTTATTATAAAATAAGTGTTCCAATGGGAAAAGGTATGGGAGCATTAAAAGAACGCTTGTTTTCAAGACAAGAAAAGTAA
- a CDS encoding 1-propanol dehydrogenase PduQ: MEVITIKDKFILKSKVHFNNQSLQLLKEVSGSRAFIVADSIMETLGYLQKTVDYLSEAGISSKVFSGVRPDPDVKVIADGLKLYNESDVDVLVAIGGGSAIDTAKGILYFAWKFGSIEGMEIKKPLFIAIPSTSGTGSEVTDFSVITSDEGEKVCIVDEFIAPDIAILDSTCIQHVPQRVVVDTGIDVLVHAIEAYVSTNATDFTDALAEKAIKLIFENLETLYKDINNANARDRVQNASCMAGMAFTNTGLGINHSLAHAFGGTFHIAHGRSNALMLDAVMEFNSDLDGSASGYATEKYAKLATVLQLPARTRREGAVNFMLAVSRLKKALGIEDNIRALGIEQAEFEKALDQMAQTAMLDRCTPTNPKQPSKEDLIRIYQKCY; the protein is encoded by the coding sequence ATGGAGGTAATTACTATAAAAGATAAATTTATACTTAAATCGAAGGTTCATTTTAACAATCAATCCCTACAGCTTTTAAAAGAGGTTTCCGGATCTCGAGCATTTATTGTTGCTGATTCCATAATGGAAACATTGGGATATCTTCAAAAAACGGTAGACTACTTAAGCGAAGCGGGAATAAGCTCTAAAGTTTTTTCAGGGGTGCGCCCTGATCCTGATGTTAAAGTAATTGCAGACGGGCTAAAGCTCTATAATGAAAGTGATGTAGATGTTTTAGTTGCAATCGGCGGAGGTTCTGCCATTGATACTGCCAAAGGAATTCTTTATTTTGCATGGAAGTTTGGAAGCATAGAGGGTATGGAAATAAAAAAACCACTCTTTATTGCGATTCCTTCTACAAGTGGAACTGGCTCTGAAGTAACTGACTTTTCCGTCATTACCTCTGATGAGGGGGAAAAGGTATGCATCGTAGACGAGTTTATAGCACCAGATATTGCTATACTAGACTCCACCTGTATTCAGCATGTCCCCCAACGTGTAGTAGTAGATACAGGAATAGATGTTTTAGTTCATGCTATAGAGGCTTATGTTTCCACAAATGCAACGGACTTTACAGATGCTCTTGCGGAAAAAGCAATCAAACTTATATTCGAAAATCTTGAAACCCTCTACAAAGACATAAATAATGCTAATGCTAGGGATCGTGTTCAGAATGCTTCCTGTATGGCAGGAATGGCATTTACAAATACAGGTCTTGGCATCAATCATAGCCTTGCCCATGCTTTTGGAGGGACTTTTCACATTGCACATGGTCGCTCTAATGCACTTATGTTAGATGCAGTGATGGAGTTCAACTCCGACTTAGATGGAAGTGCCAGCGGTTATGCTACCGAAAAATACGCAAAACTGGCAACAGTTCTGCAGCTTCCCGCTAGGACACGTCGTGAAGGAGCTGTTAATTTCATGCTTGCTGTTAGCAGACTAAAAAAAGCACTGGGTATTGAAGATAATATAAGGGCCCTTGGAATTGAGCAAGCTGAATTTGAGAAAGCACTGGACCAAATGGCTCAAACAGCCATGCTTGATCGCTGTACACCTACTAATCCAAAACAACCTTCTAAGGAAGATCTGATTAGAATTTATCAAAAGTGTTATTAA
- a CDS encoding BMC domain-containing protein — MSNYKALGLIETFGIVYVLEAADAMCKAADVELIGFENVASGYISVLVRGDVGACKAAVETGIKAVEDMGSEVYSSVVIASPHQDIEKIIARYSLEILNA; from the coding sequence ATGAGCAATTATAAAGCTTTAGGCTTGATAGAAACATTTGGTATAGTTTATGTTTTGGAGGCTGCAGACGCAATGTGCAAGGCTGCAGATGTTGAATTGATTGGTTTTGAAAACGTAGCTTCTGGCTATATTTCTGTGTTAGTTAGGGGAGATGTAGGTGCATGTAAAGCAGCTGTAGAAACTGGGATAAAAGCTGTTGAAGATATGGGCTCTGAAGTTTATAGCTCAGTTGTTATTGCAAGTCCTCATCAAGATATTGAAAAAATTATTGCACGCTATTCCCTTGAAATCTTGAACGCTTAA
- a CDS encoding response regulator transcription factor — protein MNVVLIVEDEILEQEFLKTVVLDQLLPEDKLLTCGSGVQAVQLARQYRPNIIIMDLMIAEIDGLTAIQEIRKFLPNVCITILSAHSDFSYAQKAINLRVFEYLLKPVKPTVFKEIFQKMLKTTSNSHILIEDKPKENNMNIEDEQQYFINESIKYIKEHLREKLTLEMVASKVFMHPKYFSRIFKKEMGVAFTEYITQLRIQYACRLLETTNYPAYRISSECGFSDPSYFNRVFCAQMNMTPQTYRKKAYSLKSDD, from the coding sequence ATGAATGTGGTATTAATTGTAGAAGATGAAATACTTGAACAAGAGTTCCTCAAAACAGTTGTGCTTGACCAGCTTCTTCCGGAGGATAAGCTACTGACTTGTGGAAGTGGAGTTCAAGCTGTTCAATTGGCAAGGCAGTATAGACCGAATATTATTATAATGGATTTAATGATTGCTGAAATAGATGGTCTGACTGCCATTCAGGAGATCAGGAAATTTCTACCTAACGTTTGCATCACTATTTTGTCCGCCCATTCAGACTTTTCATATGCTCAAAAAGCCATCAATCTTAGGGTTTTCGAATATCTTTTAAAGCCTGTCAAACCTACCGTCTTCAAAGAGATATTTCAGAAAATGTTAAAAACGACATCCAACAGTCATATTCTAATAGAGGACAAGCCTAAAGAAAATAATATGAATATCGAGGATGAGCAACAATACTTCATCAATGAATCCATAAAATATATAAAAGAACATTTGAGAGAAAAATTAACTTTGGAAATGGTTGCATCCAAGGTGTTTATGCATCCTAAATATTTCAGTCGTATTTTTAAAAAGGAAATGGGCGTTGCATTTACTGAGTATATCACTCAACTGAGAATTCAATATGCCTGCAGATTATTGGAGACAACCAATTATCCTGCTTATCGGATTTCATCTGAATGTGGTTTCTCAGATCCATCTTATTTTAATAGGGTATTCTGTGCGCAGATGAACATGACTCCACAGACATATAGAAAAAAGGCATATTCACTAAAATCAGATGATTGA
- a CDS encoding sensor histidine kinase — translation MSGRCIIRMNKVDNPLKKFINSNLYTRYSGILSLSDISLFLVDTNGDILLELIPAPDFCSHVCMEKRGQVCCDYKSQFNPHQESSFVCRYGLQNICLPIKVKDETLGYIAGMQVYSQDTEYKKYMIDVQSLKNDRNVELEFIAKAIAALKTVELNKIKIHEQLCRHIANNISLDLSESVSHVDSNVARLSIEKEMLEKKIIDLEAKNMSLVINPHFLFNTLNCIARIAYFEHSHTTEELIYCLSDLLRYNLKQDDQLHTIASEIDNIEKYLYIQKVRFKNRLEYTIDVPEKIKSYRIPNMVIQPIVENALIHGITPKRDGGKISIYAERYKKVIVISIADNGNGFPKDVLDKIQQSENKSGLGFRSTDKRLKQYYGERYGLEIVKSDYSGSTVTITIPTQPLGGASDECGINCRR, via the coding sequence ATGTCGGGAAGGTGTATTATAAGAATGAATAAAGTCGATAATCCACTTAAAAAATTTATAAATTCCAATTTATATACCCGCTATAGTGGTATTTTATCCTTATCAGATATTTCCTTATTTTTGGTAGATACAAATGGCGATATTTTGCTTGAGCTTATCCCAGCCCCAGATTTTTGCAGCCATGTATGCATGGAAAAGAGAGGTCAGGTATGCTGCGACTACAAAAGTCAGTTCAATCCCCATCAGGAGAGTAGCTTTGTCTGCCGATATGGACTCCAAAACATCTGTTTACCTATTAAGGTGAAAGATGAGACTTTGGGTTATATAGCTGGTATGCAGGTATATTCGCAGGATACAGAATATAAAAAATATATGATTGATGTCCAGTCTCTAAAAAATGACAGAAACGTTGAATTAGAATTTATCGCTAAGGCTATTGCTGCATTGAAAACTGTAGAATTAAATAAAATTAAGATACACGAACAGTTGTGCCGCCACATTGCTAATAATATTTCTCTTGACTTATCAGAGAGTGTTAGTCATGTGGATTCAAATGTGGCAAGGTTATCAATTGAGAAGGAAATGCTTGAGAAAAAGATTATCGATCTAGAAGCTAAAAACATGTCTTTAGTAATTAACCCACATTTTTTGTTTAATACCTTGAACTGTATCGCCCGAATCGCGTATTTTGAGCATTCCCATACAACAGAGGAACTTATCTACTGTCTTTCCGATTTGCTACGATACAATTTAAAGCAAGATGACCAGCTTCATACTATAGCTTCTGAAATAGACAACATAGAAAAATATTTGTATATACAAAAGGTACGATTTAAAAATCGTTTAGAATATACCATAGACGTCCCAGAGAAAATTAAATCTTACAGAATCCCCAATATGGTAATACAACCCATTGTTGAGAACGCCCTTATTCATGGTATCACACCAAAACGTGATGGGGGTAAAATCAGTATTTACGCAGAAAGATATAAAAAGGTGATCGTTATTTCCATTGCGGATAATGGAAATGGTTTCCCAAAGGATGTTTTAGATAAAATACAACAGTCTGAAAATAAATCGGGTCTAGGGTTTAGAAGTACGGATAAACGTTTAAAACAATATTATGGAGAACGTTACGGATTGGAAATCGTAAAGTCTGACTACTCTGGAAGTACAGTAACTATCACGATTCCAACACAACCATTGGGAGGTGCTAGCGATGAATGTGGTATTAATTGTAGAAGATGA
- a CDS encoding aldehyde dehydrogenase family protein, which yields MNIIDNDLLSIQESRILIENAREAHKMLATFPQEKLNEIVERMAEEVGKYACELAVMSRDETDYGKWQDKYIKNRFVCEYLPARLREIRCVGIIKEDKENKTMDVGVPMGVIVALSPVTSPVSTTIYKALIAIKSGNAIVFSPHPRARKTIGKALDVMIRAAEGYGLPAGALSYLHTVTPAGTIELMNHRETSLIMNTGVPGMLKAAHRSGKPVIYGGNGNGPAFIERTADIKQAVRDIIASKTFDNGMVSASEQSIVVDSCIAAEVKQEMQNNGAYFMTEEEAQKLGLLLFHSDGRVDSEMVGKSALELAKRAGFCVPSNTLVLISEQKYVSDSNPYSREKLCPVLAYYIEDDWMHACEKCIELLLSERNGHTLVIHSKDEEVIRQFALKKPVGRVLVNTPASFGSIGATTNLFPALTLGSGSAGKGMTSDNVSPMNLIYIRKVGYGVRNIDDITNGALTREKISMGCMPQAEEHNQDGIKMLHHILEKVLKEIK from the coding sequence ATGAACATTATAGATAATGATTTGCTCTCCATCCAAGAGTCTCGAATTCTTATAGAAAATGCAAGGGAAGCACATAAAATGCTGGCAACTTTTCCACAGGAAAAACTAAATGAGATTGTTGAGCGTATGGCAGAAGAAGTTGGAAAATATGCCTGCGAACTTGCAGTTATGTCTCGAGATGAAACTGATTATGGAAAATGGCAGGATAAATATATCAAGAATCGATTTGTTTGCGAATATTTGCCAGCTAGACTTAGAGAAATACGCTGTGTAGGTATTATTAAGGAAGATAAAGAGAATAAGACTATGGATGTAGGGGTACCCATGGGTGTAATTGTTGCATTAAGTCCCGTAACTAGCCCTGTTTCCACCACTATATATAAAGCTTTAATTGCAATAAAGTCAGGAAATGCAATTGTTTTTTCGCCTCATCCTAGAGCGAGGAAGACAATTGGCAAAGCTCTTGACGTTATGATACGAGCTGCTGAAGGATATGGATTACCAGCAGGGGCTCTTTCATATTTGCACACTGTAACACCTGCTGGGACAATAGAATTAATGAATCACAGAGAAACTTCCCTTATTATGAACACTGGTGTTCCAGGAATGCTTAAGGCGGCACATAGGTCTGGAAAGCCTGTAATTTATGGTGGAAATGGCAATGGACCTGCATTTATTGAACGTACAGCTGATATAAAGCAGGCAGTGAGAGATATTATTGCCAGTAAGACCTTTGATAATGGAATGGTATCAGCGTCGGAACAATCTATTGTTGTAGATAGTTGTATTGCAGCAGAGGTTAAACAGGAAATGCAAAACAATGGTGCATATTTCATGACAGAGGAAGAGGCACAAAAACTTGGTTTACTGTTATTTCATTCAGATGGAAGAGTAGACTCTGAAATGGTAGGTAAATCTGCATTAGAATTGGCCAAGAGAGCAGGCTTTTGTGTTCCAAGCAATACATTAGTACTGATTTCTGAGCAGAAATATGTTTCTGATAGTAATCCTTACTCTAGGGAAAAACTTTGCCCGGTTTTAGCTTACTATATCGAAGACGATTGGATGCATGCCTGCGAAAAATGTATAGAGCTATTATTAAGCGAGAGAAATGGACATACCCTTGTTATCCATTCTAAAGATGAAGAGGTAATTCGCCAGTTTGCATTGAAAAAGCCGGTTGGCAGAGTGCTTGTAAATACGCCAGCCTCCTTTGGAAGTATAGGCGCAACAACCAATTTATTTCCTGCCTTAACTCTTGGAAGTGGATCAGCAGGTAAGGGAATGACCTCAGATAATGTTTCACCGATGAATCTAATTTACATTCGTAAAGTAGGATATGGTGTCAGAAATATAGATGATATAACTAATGGAGCTTTAACAAGGGAAAAGATATCTATGGGTTGTATGCCGCAGGCCGAAGAGCATAATCAAGATGGAATTAAGATGTTACATCATATCTTAGAAAAGGTTTTAAAAGAAATAAAATAG
- the cutD gene encoding choline TMA-lyase-activating enzyme gives MSNKKAATIERKAVIFNVQKYNMYDGPGIRTLVFFKGCPLRCKWCSNPEGLEQKYQVMFKGNSCTDCGACVSVCPVGIHSINQEGKHVINRDIDCVGCRKCEDVCTEAALSIVGQVKTVSELLETIEEDTAFYDMSGGGVTLGGGEVTMQSEFAANLLMACKHEGINTAIETCGYAKAEAILQVAEFTDLFLYDLKHIDSEKHYQLTGVRNERILENLKELLHRRYNVKVRMPLLKGVNDSQDDIERVIQFLMPYKDYKNFKGIDLLPYHKLGVNKYKQLDMEYPIKGEVSLNNEDLERIEGWIKKYDFPVTVVRH, from the coding sequence ATGAGTAATAAAAAGGCAGCTACAATTGAAAGAAAAGCAGTTATATTTAATGTACAAAAATACAATATGTATGATGGACCAGGAATAAGAACATTGGTATTTTTTAAAGGATGTCCCCTACGCTGTAAGTGGTGCTCCAATCCTGAAGGGTTAGAACAAAAATATCAAGTTATGTTTAAAGGCAATTCCTGTACTGATTGCGGTGCTTGTGTATCTGTTTGCCCCGTTGGAATTCATTCTATTAATCAGGAAGGTAAGCATGTAATAAATAGAGATATTGATTGTGTAGGATGCCGCAAATGTGAAGATGTTTGTACTGAAGCTGCTTTGTCCATTGTAGGACAGGTAAAAACCGTATCGGAGCTTTTAGAAACAATAGAAGAAGATACAGCATTTTATGACATGTCAGGCGGCGGTGTCACTTTGGGCGGTGGAGAGGTAACAATGCAGTCGGAGTTTGCTGCAAACCTGCTTATGGCATGCAAACATGAAGGAATAAATACTGCAATTGAAACCTGTGGTTATGCAAAGGCTGAGGCCATTCTTCAAGTCGCTGAATTTACTGATTTATTCCTTTATGATTTAAAGCATATCGACTCGGAAAAACATTACCAGTTAACAGGGGTACGTAATGAGCGAATCCTAGAAAACCTAAAGGAACTGCTTCATCGTAGGTATAATGTAAAGGTAAGAATGCCTCTTTTAAAAGGTGTAAACGATAGTCAGGATGATATTGAAAGAGTAATACAATTTTTAATGCCTTATAAGGATTACAAGAACTTCAAAGGAATAGACCTGCTACCTTATCATAAATTGGGTGTAAATAAGTACAAGCAGTTAGATATGGAATACCCAATAAAGGGAGAAGTATCATTAAACAATGAGGATTTAGAAAGAATTGAAGGCTGGATTAAGAAATATGATTTTCCAGTTACAGTAGTAAGGCATTAA
- a CDS encoding choline kinase family protein, whose amino-acid sequence MELLMKIEEIVQKKLRIVFNDESIVFDKSRFTGGLTNYNYIMNIKGKEYVIRQPGGMTDQMIDRKIEKINNNIASELGLNSECIYFDEINGIKISAYIQNSKNIALSNPHCPTNLRAVSSLMKKTHSSPKYFPNSFDFQTELNKYEQIVKKLNGDFFFDYTTLKKQLLDFLKENVKNVISVPCHNDTVPENFVLDNNGRTYLIDWEYSGMNDPSWDVAAYILESKLTEESIEYLILDYYGQLPTPEEVLKIKCFMLAQDLLWTVWALIRHYNGDDFLDYCYIRYERFRKNIKAITVSSEYSIADMVKD is encoded by the coding sequence GTGGAATTATTGATGAAAATAGAAGAAATAGTACAAAAAAAGCTACGTATCGTTTTTAACGATGAAAGTATTGTATTCGATAAATCTCGTTTTACAGGTGGGCTTACTAATTACAACTATATTATGAATATCAAGGGCAAGGAATATGTTATTCGGCAACCAGGTGGTATGACAGATCAGATGATTGACCGAAAAATTGAAAAGATTAATAATAATATTGCATCGGAGCTGGGATTGAATTCTGAGTGTATTTATTTTGATGAGATCAACGGGATTAAAATTAGCGCATACATTCAAAACAGCAAAAACATTGCTCTTTCAAATCCACATTGTCCTACTAACTTGAGAGCTGTATCTAGTTTAATGAAAAAAACCCACTCTAGCCCAAAGTATTTTCCTAACTCCTTTGATTTTCAGACTGAGTTAAATAAATATGAACAGATAGTTAAAAAGCTTAACGGTGATTTTTTCTTTGATTATACTACATTGAAAAAACAACTACTTGACTTTTTAAAAGAAAATGTGAAAAATGTAATTTCTGTCCCCTGCCATAACGACACAGTTCCTGAAAACTTTGTTCTTGATAATAATGGCAGAACATATCTTATAGACTGGGAATATTCTGGAATGAACGATCCAAGCTGGGATGTGGCTGCGTATATTCTGGAGTCGAAGCTAACAGAAGAGTCAATTGAATACCTTATTTTGGATTACTATGGACAATTACCCACACCTGAAGAAGTATTAAAAATAAAATGCTTTATGTTAGCACAGGATTTGCTTTGGACAGTATGGGCATTAATCAGACACTACAATGGTGACGATTTTCTGGACTACTGTTACATTCGATACGAACGTTTTCGAAAGAACATAAAGGCAATTACAGTTTCATCGGAATACTCCATTGCTGATATGGTAAAGGATTAA